Proteins from a single region of Tamandua tetradactyla isolate mTamTet1 chromosome 12, mTamTet1.pri, whole genome shotgun sequence:
- the DHRS7 gene encoding dehydrogenase/reductase SDR family member 7 gives MSWELLLWLLALGALLLLVVQLLRFLRADGDLTLLWAEWQGRRPEWELTDMVVWVTGASSGIGEELVYQLSKLGVSLVLSARRVSELERVKRRCLENGNLKGKDILVLPLDLTNRSSHEAATKAVLQEFGKIDILVNNGGRSQRSLFVDTNLDVYEELIELNYLGTLSLTKCVLPHMIERKQGKIITVNSLMGIIAAPLATGYCASKHALRGFFNSLRAELAAYPGITVSNICPGPVQSNIVKNALTEEISKPIENSGDQSYKMATSRCVRLMLISMANDLKEVWIAEQPFLLVAYLGQYMPTFALWLTSKLGKRRIENFKNGVDADSSYFKPLKRKHN, from the exons ATGAGCTGGGAGCTGCTGCTCTGGCTGCTGGCGCTGGGCGCGCTGCTCCTGCTCGTGGTGCAGCTGCTGCGCTTCCTGCGGGCCGACGGCGACCTGACCCTGCTGTGGGCCGAGTGGCAGGGGCGACGCCCAG AATGGGAGCTGACGGATATGGTGGTGTGGGTGACGGGAGCCTCAAGCGGAATTGGTGAGGAGCTGGTTTACCAGCTCTCTAAACTAGGAGTTTCTCTTGTGCTATCCGCCAGACGAGTGAGTGAGCtggaaagggtgaaaagaagatGCCTGG AGAATggcaatttaaaaggaaaagatataCTCGTTTTGCCCCTGGACCTGACCAACAGAAGTTCTCATGAAGCGGCTACCAAAGCTGTCCTCCAGGAGTTTGGTAAA ATTGACATTCTGGTCAACAACGGTGGAAGATCCCAGCGCTCTCTGTTTGTTGACACCAACCTGGACGTCTACGAGGAGCTCATAGAGCTGAACTACCTAGGGACGTTGTCCTTGACGAAGTGTGTCCTGCCTCACATGATCGAGAGGAAGCAAGGGAAGATCATTACTGTGAACAGCCTCATGGGCATCATAGCTGCCCCTCTTGCTACTGGGTATTGTGCCAGCAAACACGCTCTTCGG GGTTTTTTTAATAGCCTCCGAGCTGAACTTGCCGCATATCCAGGTATAACAGTTTCTAATATTTGCCCAGGACCTGTGCAGTCAAATATTGTGAAGAATGCCCTAACTGAAGAAATCTCAAAG cCCATAGAAAATAGtggagaccagtcctacaagatgGCAACTAGTCGTTGTGTGCGATTGATGTTAATCAGCATGGCCAATGATTTGAAAGAAGTTTGGATTGCAGAGCAACCTTTTCTATTAGTGGCATATTTAGGACAATACATGCCAACCTTTGCCCTGTGGCTAACCAGCAAGTTGGGAAAGAGAAGGATTGAGAACTTTAAGAATGGTGTG GATGCAGATTCCTCTTACTTTAAACCCTTGAAGAGAAAGCATAACTGA